From the Thermus brockianus genome, the window CTTGGAGCTCTTTGCCCGGGAAGGGGCTAGGCTCGTGGCGGTGGATGTGGAGGAGGAGGCCTTGGCCGAGGCCGTGGCTCCCCTGGAAGGGGAGGCGGTGGCCGTGGTGGCCGATGTAAGCGTCCCCGAAGGGGTGGAGGAGGCCTTCCGGGAGGCCTTGGAGGAGTTCGGGACGCTCCACGGGGTGGCCCACTTCGCGGGGATAGCCCATAGCGGCCTCTCTTGGAAGCTCCCCTTGGCGGAGTGGGAACGGGTGCTCCGGGTGAACCTCACGGGAAGTTTCCTGGTGGCCCGAAAAGCGGGGGAGGCCATGGAGGGGGGAAGCCTCGTCCTCACCAGCTCCGTGGCCGCCTTGGGTGCCCTGGGCCTTGCCCACTACGCCGCGAGCAAAATGGCCGTGGTAGGCCTCGCCCGCACCTTGGCCTTGGAGCTTGCCCGCAAGGGCATCCGGGTTAACGTCCTCGTCCCGGGCCTCATCGCCACCCGGATGACCACGGGGTTGCCCGAATGGGCATGGCGGCGAGAGGTGGAGGCCACCCCCCTTGGCCGGGAAGGCCGCCCCGAGGAGGTGGCCCAGGCGGCCCTCTTCCTCCTCTCCGATGAGGCGAGCTATATCACCGGCCAGGCCCTTTACGTGGACGGGGGCCGCTCCATCGTGGGCCCCGGGGCTTACCTTTCGCTTGCGCAGAGGAGGTGATGGGAGATGCCCATGTACTTTGAGGACTTTGAGGTCGGCCAAAGGTTTTCCACCCCGGCCCGCACGGTGACGGAGGCGGACGTGGTGAACTTCGCCGGGGTTTCCGGGGACTATAACCCCATCCACACCGACGCCGAGTTCGCCAAGGAAACCCCCTTTGGCCAGCGCATCGCCCACGGGCTTTTGGTGCTTTCCATGCTCACGGGGCTTCGGCAACGGGCGGGCCACTTTGAG encodes:
- a CDS encoding SDR family NAD(P)-dependent oxidoreductase, whose amino-acid sequence is MGRLSDKTVLVTGAAHGIGRAALELFAREGARLVAVDVEEEALAEAVAPLEGEAVAVVADVSVPEGVEEAFREALEEFGTLHGVAHFAGIAHSGLSWKLPLAEWERVLRVNLTGSFLVARKAGEAMEGGSLVLTSSVAALGALGLAHYAASKMAVVGLARTLALELARKGIRVNVLVPGLIATRMTTGLPEWAWRREVEATPLGREGRPEEVAQAALFLLSDEASYITGQALYVDGGRSIVGPGAYLSLAQRR
- a CDS encoding MaoC/PaaZ C-terminal domain-containing protein encodes the protein MPMYFEDFEVGQRFSTPARTVTEADVVNFAGVSGDYNPIHTDAEFAKETPFGQRIAHGLLVLSMLTGLRQRAGHFEGTIIAWMEIRNYRFLKPVFIGDTVRGESEIVEKRETSKPDRGILVQRVKVYNQRGEVVQEGEFVTLVRRRPA